The Teredinibacter sp. KSP-S5-2 genome includes a window with the following:
- a CDS encoding SDR family NAD(P)-dependent oxidoreductase has product MTSTDSQSKTTGTVLCQDHGNGIYSLQIDAVADQPVLSEAIQQTLLNQLALVQSHADLKVLILQGGEQTFLRGDRNHVNQAITSKLLATLSEFPYPVIAAVEGHATGAGWLVASLCDFMVLNQDSDYGYSVDELFPSPAEQQMFEHRFGYQQATDLLFQTPLMRGAELKAKSWTCAIVDKKQVHTHAHKLAENLAKKPQTALRLLKQHLGRQQFALTQQLNPVDAIAEPTPAKKVKLSSPSKNIALHTEQEHVLTVHIQQAKRSYAVKTLLADLTKLARQINKAPHYKVVILQSDYAEFFSEDNEKIQASQVLALQQWIQSIERPVVCLLNSDSQGKAWLMSQVCDSVIYQQQGSYSLAGVLHDPQLAQPTSALLTYHYGQVVGRELVLSGGVVTGAELQQRCPSVLVANSDQEASTKAQQLAAFLAEYPLAELQAWKQHRVTCLTTLISNLPNWQAGAEAPSDGQVTEVTDIALNTQVIKAKAHPQGIIEVRMEDREAKNMFSEAFTDGMSEVFQHIEANPQYKVVVLTGYDKYFASGGTKAALLAIQDGQTQFTDNKVFQSTWACSIPVIAAMQGHGVGAGLALGLFADITILSSESKFFSPYMQYGFTPGAGANLITPLKFGYDLAKESLLTAHESSGQEFLDRGLRLQVLPRAEVVHRALEIAKVLARQPRSLLVALKQQWNSPINSSLEENYQCELAMHEKTFVGQQETLQQIQTTFNDVAENSLSTEPNQNEGLQPEIVDSVIVNSVQQEYSHVEISAQLKSLLAQELHLEFDEIEEDIQFVDLGLDSITGVTWVRKINDHYGTAIEAAMIYSYPTLTKLSQFVKEQAASNLVMKKDDVVTDETYVADTEVNTRQHVDSALETLESEDVNTQISQADIADSLCQLLAEELHLDMSEIDEDTQFVDLGLDSITGVTWVRKINDRFNTAIEAAMVYSYPTLRKLSEFVFSEVGSYAAPLKETVEQKNISQDIQKGEYPVPQYSATDISETLKSLLSQELHLDESEINEDAQFIDLGLDSITGVTWVRKINDKFATSIEAAMVYSYPTLNKLSAFIQQETVSFVADLPKPTPSRAIKSAKLPRTDNRPVSQTTNTLTPKKELVSLRKTTKDKKGSESVAKSHYVNQPIAIIGMAGQFPKANNLQEYWQNIIDGKNCISEIPKHRWDLDKHYQPGQPQEGKSNCKYAGLLDEYDLFDPRFFDISPAEARSMDPQQRLFLQSCWHTIENAGYNPKSLSGSKCGVFVGSAIGDYNNLSRKMELSAHGFTGCAASILAGRISYILNLQGPSIAIDTACSSSLVAIANACDSLLSGTSDMALAGGAYVSSGPDMHITTSQAGMLSADGRCYTFDQRANGFVPGEGVGVVMLKRLDDAIRDNDIIYAQIEGWGTNQDGKTNGITAPNAESQAALEKEVYRKFNIDPESIQLIEAHGTGTKLGDPIEIIGLKNAFKAFTEKQAYCAIGSVKSNIGHCLLAAGVSGVIKVAMALKHKQLPPTINFDKLNEHINLKGSPFYVNTELSPWDVQGKAQRKAAVSSFGFSGTNAHLVIGEYVPDTQARVFRSQSKLLPEFIFPLSAKTEERLLQKCVDLKDFIEQQKSSLAIDSLAYTLQVGREPMEERLCLVAKNLDQLQELLAKVIEGENPGQVYRGQVRKNKEGISIITQDDDIKESILSKCIESENYAKLAKLWATGILFDWSRLYGGVAPQRIEAPLYPFAKERYWIDVDPSFDDAITGREAKPRTISVSAERYLHPLVHRNTSNLQQQAYTSVFNGSEPAIRGYQVKNAGVGLPAIAQLELLLAALTDATGVDADAITLENILWGELKTVHDQLTLITSIYPSNTENYVEFDICCDDIEHVLCQGQARLNVIPMEKSRDLADLRQRMQSNTYDHNQLKTELANGELIYGEFYRAFGCLNIGKQEALIEVLVEGYEKADYCLHPAILEAVLQAASVINGRSYTSSSLRSLHYYQSISCKTVNIWLRKTNSDDVFDVDIYDARGVVVAQLVGLGVVDVSVRTESVIEAAGQIPGVEASQKLFFKEYWKPESTNDISIRTPNKTLVFGNKEDKSLTHETSTKDFVFIDQPESITNEIIAKAILENTPDTIIYAWSKSKAEQGVLSIFDLFKVIKSSQVTINKVVLVGEYNPVNLTSCWDYSWIGFQRSLKMLLPEVEISIVYLADSALTPVAALDGINSDGAVWYQGSQRFVLSIQETELKEESANSGIKQGGGYLITGGCGAIGFKFASYLAETFNAKVVLLGRSRLSESVQAKLTELKDMGASEAIYICSDVSNKQSLKTQFDALSFNLSGIFHAAGIESAKPFDEKDHAEIKQVLKPKIDGSLLLDEVLELNKPGKAASNLDFICYFSSSSAMLGDFGSCDYAIANRFLMAYAQYRQLNAEYAGKSYVINWPLWAKAANQENGMGLSGSEQTDFYLKSSGQEALQEQDGVQACHDIMTSDLTQSLVMIGKPSRINQFLNRTYHPEKKNPVEEKSVSVMENIASELQETSADKPAYYAKGWKSQYQDLSLNAILSLELKDLVADNLSIAKHQLNDKTNLADYGFDSISLASFARYLSTYFSLNITPALFFNYATIQQLAEYFVNEHHSHMLDFYCQPNAVKSVKPIVRPVALPSVKAPRELLKKRFVSTAKTKFMGNSEHDSVAIVGISGRFPNAKNVNELWQLLAEERSGITQIPSDRWNWRDYFYSPGDIKNTISTNKGGFIHGVDQFDPLFFEISPVEAEEMDPSERLILMEAYRAIEDARISPATLRGSNVGVFVGMEESQYGLITEDQGVTTAGGAMISSRLSYFLDLHGPTIAINTACSSGLVALHQAATALKHGDCESALVAGVSLSLAPKAWAKMSEAGMISQDGECFSFANNANGIGIGESVAVVMIKPLSKAEEDGDHIYGVIKASGINFDGKTNGVTAPNGNMQAKLIEDVYTRNHIDIHDISHIVAHGTGTKLGDPIEINALNDVFKRLNSTGKKSPLGCAITSNKSNLGHTMAVSGLVSLISLLKSIEHHQIPATIHCDVENDYFNWKDSNLYINKKTKSWEKDGTKPHLGAVSAFGRSGTNVHVVIEEYCKQANAVASDSLGRAIIPLSAKAEEQLIQKAKDLIAFITTNEKQGVPLNLAEIAYTLQVGRESMDERLCLVVDSVSDLKQKLTSYVDGMVNLVDAFVGSVHHTSQGVSIISDDDDMREAVNKWVANNKLSKLAQLWVTGFEINWKDLYQHTLPKRIALPTYPFANERYWANTKTDFGHQEKVTGSESSSSDSYAALEAAFDLIEDDTELEAAVGLIKQAL; this is encoded by the coding sequence ATGACTTCCACAGATTCACAATCGAAGACCACGGGCACCGTTCTATGTCAGGATCACGGCAATGGTATCTACTCGCTTCAGATTGACGCCGTAGCGGATCAGCCAGTTTTGTCTGAAGCGATCCAGCAAACGCTGTTGAATCAATTGGCGTTGGTGCAAAGCCATGCCGATCTGAAAGTGTTGATTTTGCAAGGTGGCGAGCAGACGTTTCTTCGCGGCGACCGAAACCATGTTAACCAAGCGATAACAAGCAAGCTCCTGGCTACCCTCAGTGAATTTCCCTATCCGGTGATTGCGGCGGTGGAAGGCCATGCAACCGGTGCGGGTTGGTTGGTGGCGTCACTGTGTGATTTTATGGTGCTCAACCAGGATTCAGACTACGGCTACAGTGTGGACGAACTCTTCCCCAGTCCAGCCGAACAGCAGATGTTTGAACATCGCTTTGGTTACCAACAGGCGACAGATTTACTATTTCAAACACCCTTGATGCGCGGAGCAGAATTAAAAGCAAAATCCTGGACCTGCGCCATCGTCGACAAAAAACAGGTGCACACCCACGCACACAAATTGGCAGAAAACCTGGCCAAAAAACCACAAACCGCCTTACGTTTATTAAAACAACACCTGGGTCGTCAACAATTCGCCTTAACGCAACAACTGAACCCGGTTGATGCGATTGCAGAACCCACACCCGCAAAAAAAGTGAAGCTGAGTTCCCCCAGCAAAAACATCGCATTACACACCGAACAAGAGCATGTGCTCACGGTACATATCCAGCAAGCCAAACGCAGTTACGCGGTAAAAACCTTACTGGCCGATCTCACCAAATTAGCTCGTCAAATCAATAAAGCACCACACTACAAAGTGGTGATCCTGCAAAGTGACTACGCAGAATTTTTCAGCGAAGACAACGAAAAAATTCAAGCCAGCCAAGTATTGGCATTGCAACAATGGATACAAAGTATCGAGCGTCCGGTTGTCTGCTTACTAAATTCAGACAGCCAGGGCAAAGCGTGGTTGATGAGTCAGGTGTGTGACAGCGTGATCTATCAACAGCAGGGTAGCTACAGCCTGGCAGGGGTATTACACGACCCGCAACTGGCTCAACCGACCTCGGCACTATTAACGTATCACTATGGTCAAGTGGTAGGACGGGAACTGGTATTAAGCGGTGGTGTAGTAACCGGTGCCGAACTGCAACAACGTTGCCCCAGTGTGCTGGTCGCCAATTCAGATCAGGAAGCCTCAACAAAAGCTCAGCAACTCGCGGCATTTTTAGCCGAGTATCCGCTTGCGGAACTCCAAGCCTGGAAACAACACCGTGTAACTTGCTTAACCACACTGATATCAAACTTACCGAACTGGCAGGCGGGTGCAGAAGCACCCAGTGATGGACAGGTAACCGAAGTTACCGACATCGCATTAAATACCCAAGTGATTAAAGCCAAAGCCCATCCGCAGGGCATTATCGAAGTGCGCATGGAAGATCGCGAAGCCAAAAACATGTTCTCGGAGGCATTTACCGATGGCATGAGCGAAGTGTTCCAACATATTGAAGCCAACCCACAATACAAGGTTGTGGTGCTGACCGGTTACGACAAATATTTTGCTTCTGGTGGCACCAAAGCAGCGTTGTTGGCTATTCAGGATGGGCAAACACAATTTACCGACAATAAAGTATTTCAATCCACCTGGGCGTGTTCGATTCCGGTTATTGCCGCGATGCAGGGTCACGGTGTGGGGGCTGGTCTTGCTCTTGGGTTATTCGCGGATATCACCATTTTAAGTTCGGAAAGCAAATTCTTCAGTCCGTATATGCAATATGGTTTCACGCCTGGCGCGGGAGCGAATTTAATTACGCCTCTAAAATTTGGCTATGATCTGGCAAAAGAATCGTTGCTAACCGCACACGAATCATCCGGTCAGGAATTTTTGGATCGAGGCTTGCGCTTACAGGTATTACCGCGTGCAGAGGTCGTTCATCGCGCTCTGGAAATAGCCAAAGTGCTTGCCAGGCAGCCGAGAAGTTTACTGGTTGCATTAAAGCAGCAATGGAATAGTCCCATTAATTCCAGCTTAGAAGAAAATTATCAATGTGAATTGGCGATGCATGAAAAAACGTTTGTGGGGCAGCAAGAAACATTACAACAAATACAAACAACATTTAATGATGTTGCTGAAAACTCTTTGTCGACGGAACCTAATCAAAACGAAGGTTTACAGCCTGAAATAGTGGACAGCGTGATTGTAAATTCTGTTCAACAAGAATACTCGCATGTTGAAATTTCAGCGCAACTTAAATCCCTGCTGGCGCAAGAATTACATCTTGAGTTTGATGAAATTGAAGAGGATATTCAGTTTGTTGACCTTGGTTTGGATTCCATTACCGGTGTAACCTGGGTTAGAAAAATCAATGACCATTATGGAACCGCGATTGAAGCGGCCATGATTTATAGCTACCCAACGTTAACCAAACTCAGTCAGTTTGTAAAAGAGCAGGCCGCCAGTAACCTGGTGATGAAAAAAGATGATGTCGTTACAGATGAAACTTATGTTGCTGACACTGAGGTAAATACTCGGCAGCATGTTGATTCTGCTCTGGAAACGCTCGAGTCCGAAGATGTAAATACTCAAATCTCCCAGGCGGATATTGCAGACTCCTTATGTCAGTTGTTGGCAGAAGAACTGCATTTGGATATGAGTGAAATTGATGAGGATACGCAGTTTGTGGATCTTGGTCTCGACTCAATTACCGGCGTAACCTGGGTAAGAAAAATCAACGACAGGTTCAACACTGCTATTGAAGCGGCCATGGTGTACAGCTATCCGACCTTGAGAAAATTGAGTGAATTTGTTTTTTCGGAAGTGGGTTCATATGCGGCACCTTTAAAGGAAACAGTTGAGCAAAAAAATATCTCTCAGGATATTCAAAAAGGGGAATATCCGGTACCCCAATACAGTGCAACGGATATTTCTGAAACATTAAAGTCCTTACTTTCCCAAGAGCTGCATTTAGACGAAAGCGAAATCAATGAAGATGCTCAGTTTATAGACTTAGGTTTGGATTCTATTACCGGTGTCACCTGGGTAAGAAAAATCAATGATAAATTCGCAACTTCCATTGAAGCAGCGATGGTATACAGCTATCCAACGCTAAATAAGTTAAGTGCATTTATTCAGCAAGAAACGGTTTCATTTGTTGCCGATTTGCCTAAGCCAACGCCGAGCAGAGCGATCAAATCAGCTAAACTGCCTCGGACAGATAATCGCCCTGTATCTCAGACTACAAATACTCTTACGCCGAAAAAAGAACTTGTTTCCCTGAGAAAGACGACAAAAGACAAAAAGGGGAGTGAAAGCGTTGCAAAGAGTCATTATGTAAATCAGCCTATCGCAATAATTGGTATGGCGGGGCAATTTCCTAAAGCGAATAATTTACAGGAATACTGGCAAAATATTATCGACGGTAAAAACTGTATCAGTGAAATTCCAAAGCACCGTTGGGATCTGGATAAACATTACCAACCAGGCCAACCACAGGAAGGAAAATCAAACTGTAAATATGCTGGCTTATTGGATGAATATGATTTGTTCGACCCCCGGTTCTTTGACATCTCTCCTGCTGAAGCGCGGTCGATGGACCCACAGCAACGGCTGTTTTTACAGTCCTGTTGGCACACAATAGAAAATGCTGGCTACAATCCAAAATCCCTTTCGGGCAGTAAGTGCGGTGTGTTTGTTGGTAGCGCCATCGGTGATTACAATAACTTGTCCCGCAAGATGGAATTAAGTGCGCACGGTTTTACCGGGTGCGCAGCATCGATTCTTGCCGGTCGTATTTCCTACATCTTGAATTTACAAGGCCCGAGTATTGCTATCGATACAGCGTGTTCTTCCTCGCTGGTCGCCATTGCCAATGCATGTGATAGTTTGTTGTCCGGTACCTCTGATATGGCTTTAGCCGGTGGTGCCTACGTCAGTTCCGGGCCAGATATGCACATTACAACGTCTCAGGCGGGAATGCTCTCTGCGGATGGGAGATGTTATACCTTTGATCAGCGTGCAAATGGTTTTGTACCGGGTGAAGGTGTTGGTGTGGTTATGCTAAAACGCCTGGATGATGCCATTCGTGATAACGACATTATTTATGCGCAAATCGAAGGCTGGGGAACCAATCAGGATGGTAAAACCAATGGTATTACTGCGCCTAACGCAGAATCTCAGGCTGCACTTGAGAAAGAAGTCTATCGTAAGTTTAATATTGACCCGGAATCGATTCAGTTAATTGAGGCGCATGGTACCGGGACAAAACTTGGCGACCCAATCGAAATTATCGGTTTAAAAAATGCGTTTAAAGCATTCACCGAAAAACAAGCTTACTGTGCGATTGGTTCGGTGAAATCCAACATTGGTCATTGCTTATTGGCTGCGGGTGTTTCGGGTGTGATTAAAGTAGCGATGGCACTTAAACACAAGCAGCTTCCTCCAACCATTAACTTTGATAAGTTAAATGAACATATCAACCTGAAAGGCTCTCCGTTTTATGTCAATACCGAGCTAAGTCCCTGGGATGTGCAAGGGAAGGCTCAGCGTAAAGCCGCGGTGAGTTCTTTTGGTTTCAGCGGTACCAACGCGCATCTGGTTATCGGTGAATATGTTCCTGATACGCAAGCACGTGTATTCCGATCTCAAAGTAAGCTGTTGCCGGAGTTTATCTTTCCGCTGTCTGCCAAAACCGAAGAGCGACTTCTGCAAAAATGTGTGGATCTAAAGGATTTTATCGAACAGCAAAAATCGTCATTAGCCATTGATTCTCTGGCGTACACCTTGCAGGTGGGTAGAGAACCTATGGAAGAGCGTTTATGTCTGGTAGCGAAAAACCTGGATCAATTACAAGAATTGCTCGCCAAGGTTATTGAGGGAGAAAATCCTGGCCAGGTATATCGTGGGCAGGTGAGAAAAAATAAAGAAGGCATTAGCATCATCACTCAGGATGACGATATTAAAGAAAGTATTCTGAGCAAATGCATTGAATCGGAAAACTACGCCAAGTTAGCCAAGCTTTGGGCTACAGGTATCCTGTTTGATTGGAGCAGGTTATATGGTGGTGTAGCCCCACAACGTATCGAGGCACCATTGTATCCCTTTGCCAAAGAACGTTACTGGATCGACGTGGACCCATCTTTCGATGACGCAATCACAGGGAGAGAAGCCAAACCGCGGACGATATCGGTGAGTGCTGAACGTTATTTACATCCGCTGGTACACCGAAATACATCGAATCTTCAACAGCAAGCCTATACTTCGGTTTTCAATGGTAGCGAGCCGGCCATTCGAGGCTATCAGGTAAAGAATGCTGGCGTTGGATTACCCGCAATTGCACAGCTTGAATTATTACTTGCCGCGTTAACCGATGCGACAGGTGTAGATGCTGACGCAATTACGCTGGAAAATATTCTCTGGGGTGAGTTAAAAACTGTTCACGATCAACTTACTTTGATTACCTCAATCTATCCATCGAATACTGAGAATTATGTTGAGTTTGATATTTGCTGTGATGATATCGAGCATGTACTTTGCCAGGGGCAAGCCCGGTTAAATGTAATTCCGATGGAGAAGTCACGTGATCTCGCTGACTTGCGCCAGCGTATGCAATCGAATACGTATGATCATAATCAGCTTAAGACCGAACTTGCCAATGGTGAGTTGATTTACGGTGAGTTTTACCGAGCCTTTGGGTGTTTGAATATTGGTAAACAAGAAGCCTTAATTGAGGTGTTGGTAGAGGGTTACGAAAAAGCCGACTATTGTTTACACCCCGCGATATTGGAAGCCGTTTTGCAAGCTGCTTCGGTGATAAATGGTCGAAGTTATACGTCGTCTTCTTTAAGATCATTGCATTATTATCAGTCGATCAGCTGCAAGACTGTCAACATCTGGTTGCGAAAAACCAACAGCGATGATGTTTTTGATGTGGATATCTACGATGCACGCGGTGTCGTCGTTGCTCAATTAGTGGGATTAGGCGTGGTGGATGTCTCTGTACGGACAGAATCCGTCATCGAGGCAGCCGGACAAATTCCGGGCGTTGAAGCGTCGCAAAAACTGTTCTTTAAAGAATATTGGAAGCCTGAGTCGACGAATGATATTTCCATCCGAACACCTAACAAAACATTAGTGTTTGGCAATAAAGAAGATAAATCGCTAACTCATGAAACATCCACAAAAGATTTTGTTTTTATTGATCAGCCAGAGTCAATTACAAATGAAATCATAGCTAAGGCGATTCTGGAAAATACACCGGATACGATCATATACGCCTGGAGTAAAAGTAAAGCTGAGCAGGGGGTTTTATCAATATTCGATTTGTTTAAGGTAATTAAATCCTCACAGGTAACAATTAATAAAGTTGTGCTGGTCGGTGAATATAATCCGGTAAATCTAACCAGTTGCTGGGATTATTCCTGGATTGGCTTTCAACGCTCATTAAAAATGCTGTTGCCTGAGGTGGAAATTTCCATCGTATATCTAGCCGATAGTGCATTAACACCTGTCGCCGCATTAGACGGAATAAACAGTGATGGCGCTGTTTGGTATCAAGGCAGTCAACGTTTTGTTCTTTCTATTCAGGAAACCGAACTAAAAGAAGAATCAGCTAATTCCGGTATCAAACAGGGCGGTGGATATTTAATTACCGGTGGCTGTGGTGCAATTGGATTTAAATTTGCCAGTTATCTTGCTGAAACATTTAATGCGAAGGTGGTGCTATTAGGTCGTAGTCGATTATCGGAATCAGTCCAGGCAAAACTGACTGAGTTGAAAGATATGGGGGCGTCTGAAGCGATATACATATGTTCTGATGTATCCAATAAACAATCACTCAAAACTCAATTTGATGCGTTATCCTTTAACTTGTCCGGTATATTTCATGCGGCGGGTATTGAATCCGCCAAGCCATTTGATGAAAAAGATCATGCTGAAATAAAGCAGGTGCTCAAGCCCAAAATCGATGGCAGCTTATTGTTGGACGAAGTTCTGGAACTCAATAAACCGGGTAAAGCAGCAAGTAACCTGGACTTCATCTGTTACTTTTCATCCTCCTCGGCCATGTTGGGTGATTTTGGTTCCTGTGACTACGCCATTGCCAACCGATTCCTAATGGCATATGCCCAGTACAGACAATTAAACGCTGAATACGCTGGCAAGTCTTACGTGATTAATTGGCCGCTCTGGGCCAAGGCTGCCAATCAAGAAAATGGCATGGGATTAAGTGGTTCAGAACAAACTGATTTCTATTTAAAATCCAGTGGTCAGGAGGCGTTACAAGAGCAAGATGGGGTGCAGGCCTGTCATGACATTATGACTTCGGATCTTACCCAGTCTCTGGTTATGATTGGTAAACCCAGCAGGATTAATCAGTTCTTAAATCGAACCTACCACCCGGAAAAGAAAAATCCGGTTGAGGAAAAGTCCGTTTCCGTAATGGAAAATATCGCATCAGAGTTACAGGAAACGTCAGCGGACAAACCCGCTTATTATGCAAAAGGGTGGAAGAGTCAGTATCAGGATCTTTCGCTGAACGCCATTCTTAGTCTGGAACTGAAAGACCTTGTTGCTGACAATTTAAGTATTGCCAAACACCAGTTGAACGACAAAACCAATCTAGCGGATTACGGTTTTGATTCAATTAGCCTGGCTTCTTTTGCGCGATATTTATCGACGTATTTCAGTTTGAACATTACGCCTGCGTTGTTCTTTAATTATGCGACTATTCAGCAACTGGCCGAATATTTCGTTAATGAACACCATTCGCATATGCTTGATTTCTATTGTCAGCCAAATGCGGTTAAATCTGTTAAACCTATCGTGCGCCCGGTCGCTCTACCAAGCGTTAAAGCACCGAGAGAACTACTGAAAAAACGCTTTGTATCCACCGCAAAAACGAAATTCATGGGGAATTCGGAGCACGATAGTGTCGCCATTGTGGGGATCTCCGGACGTTTTCCTAATGCAAAAAATGTGAATGAGCTATGGCAATTACTTGCCGAAGAACGTAGCGGCATCACGCAAATTCCTTCAGATCGCTGGAACTGGCGAGACTATTTCTATAGCCCAGGTGATATTAAAAACACCATAAGCACCAACAAAGGTGGATTTATTCATGGTGTTGATCAGTTCGATCCGTTGTTTTTTGAAATCTCTCCTGTCGAAGCTGAGGAAATGGACCCCTCCGAGCGGTTAATTTTGATGGAGGCCTACCGTGCAATTGAAGATGCTCGAATTTCTCCTGCGACATTACGGGGAAGCAATGTCGGAGTATTCGTTGGTATGGAGGAAAGTCAATATGGTCTTATTACAGAAGATCAGGGCGTGACAACCGCCGGCGGTGCGATGATCTCATCCCGTCTTTCCTATTTTCTCGATTTGCACGGTCCAACAATTGCGATCAATACGGCTTGTTCTTCCGGTCTTGTCGCCTTGCATCAAGCGGCAACAGCATTGAAGCATGGGGATTGTGAATCGGCACTTGTTGCTGGTGTATCACTCAGTTTGGCTCCGAAGGCTTGGGCAAAAATGAGCGAAGCGGGAATGATCTCTCAAGATGGAGAATGCTTTAGTTTTGCGAATAACGCCAATGGTATTGGTATTGGTGAATCGGTTGCGGTAGTGATGATCAAACCACTTTCCAAAGCCGAAGAGGACGGTGACCATATTTATGGTGTGATAAAAGCCAGTGGTATCAATTTTGACGGTAAAACCAATGGCGTAACGGCACCGAATGGCAATATGCAAGCCAAATTGATCGAAGATGTTTATACCCGAAATCACATTGATATCCACGATATTTCTCATATTGTTGCTCATGGTACAGGAACAAAACTGGGCGACCCTATTGAGATCAATGCACTTAATGATGTGTTCAAGCGCTTAAACTCAACGGGTAAAAAGTCGCCTCTAGGCTGCGCCATTACAAGTAATAAGAGTAACCTTGGGCACACCATGGCAGTCTCTGGGTTGGTAAGCTTAATTAGTTTGTTGAAAAGTATTGAACATCATCAAATTCCTGCGACTATTCACTGCGATGTTGAAAACGATTATTTCAACTGGAAAGACAGTAACCTGTACATTAATAAGAAAACCAAGTCGTGGGAAAAAGACGGCACCAAACCGCATTTGGGGGCAGTGAGTGCCTTTGGTCGAAGCGGTACCAATGTGCATGTGGTGATTGAGGAATATTGCAAGCAGGCGAACGCTGTTGCGTCAGATTCGCTTGGTCGAGCAATTATTCCATTGTCTGCGAAAGCGGAAGAGCAATTGATTCAAAAAGCCAAAGATTTAATTGCGTTTATTACAACCAACGAAAAACAGGGTGTGCCGTTAAACTTAGCCGAAATTGCCTACACGTTACAGGTTGGCAGGGAATCTATGGACGAGCGACTGTGTCTGGTGGTTGATTCGGTATCGGACTTAAAACAAAAGCTAACCTCTTACGTTGATGGTATGGTCAATCTCGTAGACGCATTTGTTGGTAGTGTGCATCATACTTCTCAAGGTGTGAGCATTATTAGCGACGATGATGATATGCGCGAAGCTGTGAATAAGTGGGTCGCCAATAATAAACTCAGCAAGCTTGCCCAACTCTGGGTAACCGGTTTTGAGATCAACTGGAAAGACTTGTATCAACACACATTACCAAAACGTATTGCGTTACCAACTTATCCTTTTGCCAATGAACGCTATTGGGCAAATACCAAAACCGATTTCGGTCATCAGGAAAAAGTGACAGGAAGTGAATCGAGTTCCTCTGATAGTTACGCTGCACTGGAGGCTGCGTTTGACTTGATTGAGGATGATACAGAGTTGGAAGCCGCCGTCGGTCTTATTAAACAAGCCCTATAA